The segment CGAGGCTCGAGGCGGGAGGGGACAGTCCCCCTCCCCTGAGCAGCGGGAGGATCAGGCCAATGAATGCTCTGTCGGGATTTCTCAATGATGAGTCTGCCGCGACGGCGCTCGAGTACGCATGGCTGGCGTCACTGATCTCGATCGCATCGGTCGGCGCGCTCAGGATCATCGGGACCAAGCTGTCGTCGAACTTCAGCACGATCTCTGCGAGCCTCTGACGCGAGGCACACGCCGGCCGGCATGACGCCGGGCCGCTCGCAAGCGGCGTGTTGGACTTCCATTTTTCGTTCGTGAGGTCGC is part of the Candidatus Binatia bacterium genome and harbors:
- a CDS encoding Flp family type IVb pilin, coding for MNALSGFLNDESAATALEYAWLASLISIASVGALRIIGTKLSSNFSTISASL